The following proteins come from a genomic window of Macrobrachium nipponense isolate FS-2020 chromosome 32, ASM1510439v2, whole genome shotgun sequence:
- the LOC135207181 gene encoding glutamine synthetase-like, whose amino-acid sequence MFTNGGGSATNKTVLDRYLRLDIPDQKCQAMYIWIDGTGENLRSKSRTLNFTPKSASELPIWNFDGSSTGQAEGSNSDVYLHPVAMYRDPFRLGNNKLVLCETYKHDKTPNDTNHRWRCLEVMQKAADQHPWFGMEQEYTLLDVDNHPLGWPKNGYPGPQGPYYCGVGASKVYGRDVVEAHYRACLYTGINISGENAEVMPAQWEFQVGPCEGITMGDDLWMARYLLHRVAEDFNVVVTLDPKPIPGDWNGAGMHTNFSTQKMREPNGIDEIERGIEKLSKVHTQHIIAYDPHGGKDNERRLTGLHETSSIHDFSAGVANRGASIRIPRGVSEEKSGYLEDRRPSSNADPYLVSERLVRTICLNEFN is encoded by the exons ATGTTCACGAACGGCGGAGGATCGGCTACTAACAAGACGGTATTGGACCGCTACCTGAGGCTTGATATTCCGGACCAGAAATGTCAGGCCATGTATATCTGGATCGACGGGACGGGAGAGAACCTGCGTTCCAAATCCAGGACCTTGAACTTCACGCCCAAAAGTGCAAGTG AATTACCAATATGGAACTTCGACGGGTCCTCAACGGGCCAAGCAGAGGGAAGCAACAGTGACGTTTACCTCCACCCGGTGGCTATGTACCGCGACCCCTTCAGATTAGGCAACAACAAGCTGGTCCTTTGCGAGACCTACAAGCACGACAAAACCCCGAACGACACGAACCACCGCTGGCGATGCCTGGAGGTCATGCAGAAAGCAGCCGACCAGCACCCCTGGTTTGGCATGGAGCAAGAGTACACCCTTCTGGACGTCGACAACCACCCTCTGGGATGGCCCAAGAATGGCTACCCAGGCCCGCAAGGACCTTACTACTGTGGCGTCGGAGCCAGCAAAGTATACGGTCGCGACGTCGTCGAAGCTCACTACAGAGCCTGCCTCTACACGGGCATCAACATCTCGGGAGAGAACGCCGAGGTCATGCCCGCCCAGTGGGAATTCCAGGTCGGTCCCTGCGAGGGCATCACGATGGGCGATGACCTCTGGATGGCTCGGTACCTCCTGCACAGGGTAGCCGAGGACTTCAACGTAGTTGTCACTCTGGATCCCAAGCCCATTCCAGGAGACTGGAACGGGGCTGGAATGCACACGAACTTCTCGACGCAGAAGATGCGCGAGCCGAACGGTATAGACGAGATCGAGAGAGGTATCGAGAAGCTCTCCAAAGTGCACACGCAACACATCATCGCCTACGACCCCCACGGAGGCAAGGACAACGAGAGGCGTCTGACTGGACTCCACGAAACCTCGTCCATCCACGACTTTTCGGCGGGTGTTGCCAACAGGGGAGCCTCCATTCGCATCCCCAGGGGCGTGTCCGAAGAGAAATCTGGGTATCTAGAAGATCGAAGGCCTTCCTCGAACGCTGATCCTTATTTGGTTTCAGAGAGGCTGGTTAGGACCATCTGCCTTAATGAGTTCAACTAG